The nucleotide sequence GGAGCCCGGCACCCCCGGCGACATCATCCGTCTCTTTTTCCACGACTGCTTTGTCCGTGTAAGCCGCTCACTGATGTTCACTAAGATTGATTAGATGATGTTATGCGCGGCAGTTTTTACTTGATTTTTGCCACTGAGAAAGTTGCACTGAAAATGAAAATCATACATACAAGAAATGCGCAACCTTGATTAAGCAATGTTTTACAATAGCTTGGACGTGGACTAGCAACTCAGATATCTAATTATAACATCCTAATGAAACCAACTTAAGGATGTTTTTACACATTAAGGAATAATGTTGTAAGAATGATACATTTTAAAAGCACTTTATATTTATAAATGAGTACAGTACATTCTTTTAGTTGCATGGGTGCAAGTACTTATAACTTTACTCAGAGCAATATTGTGTATGTTTTTAGGGTTGTGACGCCTCGGTGCTACTCGAGTCAACACCAGGGAACACGGCGGAGAGGGACTCCAAGCCAAACAACCCCAGCTTGGATGGTTTCGAGGTCATAAGTGATGCCAAGGAGATTCTCGAGAAACTTTGCCCGCAAACCGTCTCTTGTGCCGACATCCTAGCCCTCTCCGCTCGTGATGGTGCCTTCCTCGCTAGCGGGCTCGACTATGCCATTCCAACGGGCCGGCGTGATGGACTCGTCTCCAAGGCAGACGAGGTTCTCCCTAGTGTCCCTCACCCCGACTTCCACCATGATCAGCTTATCGAAAACTTCACTGCAAAAGGTAACGTACAGATCAGTACATACAGACATACAGTAGTCGCACAACCACATACTTTACGCGTACATACTATATTCTTTCTTAGAATGTGCATAGGTCAATCATTTCTTGGTTTTGGCATCAACATGGAAAATATTACCAACATATACAACACAAATGCATGACACTACATCTACCTTGAAACATGCTCTTATAATACAATACTTACTTTCTAGTGAAGAAGAATATTATTTATATAAAATTATTGATCAAAGTGTAACCGTGAAGACCGTGTAATATCTAACGTATACATATATTGTGACCCTGAGAAAAAAATATGTGAGCCTTTGTTTAATTTACAGGTTTTACGGCGGAGGAGCTGGTGACACTGTCCGGAGCCCACAGCATCGGCACCTCACACTGCTCATCATTCACGGACCGTTTGTACAAGTACTACAACGACGGAGCATACGGCACTGACCCGGCGATGCCGGCGGCATACGCGGCACACCTCAAGAAGAAGTGCCCACCGGAGACGGCGGCGCACAACGACACCACAATGGTGCAGCTTGACGACGTGACACCGTTCGTGATGGACAACCAGTACTACAAGAACTTGCTGGCTGGCACGGTGGCGTTCGACTCGGACATGGCGCTCATGGACGACCCTGAGACGGCGGCCCTCGTCGAGCTCTACGCCCGGGAGCCCTCCGACTACTGGACCGAGCGATTCGCCGCCGCGATGGTGAAGATCAGCAAGATGGACGTGCTCACCGGCAGCGAGGGGGAGATCAGGCTCAACTGCTCCAAGGTGAACTAGTAATTGATTGAGCTATTGGTTTCTGCGCTTGTCTATGTATGCTTGGGGAAATTCACGATATATGTTCTATTGTGTTATTTTTCTTTGGTTCGTTTTTATATGGTGGTGTGAAATATGGAAGCACATTTCCAAGAATGCATATATTTCGATTTGAGTTGTGAATTCGAAAAGAAACAATCATGTACTATTACGTCATGTTTGCACATTTCCCTTTTAGTACCATCACTTTGTGGACTTCTCGATGAAATATGGCTCGGATGCTTAACTGAACTGTGGTCGATCAAGCAAACAGGGTGAATACAATTGCGACCAAAAGCACAGAACAACCTTCCACAAACGCGCCAGCAGAAAAAAGCGAGAAGAAGGGCAAT is from Triticum aestivum cultivar Chinese Spring chromosome 1B, IWGSC CS RefSeq v2.1, whole genome shotgun sequence and encodes:
- the LOC123087684 gene encoding peroxidase 5; this translates as MAGSSTFNLAPTMATTAVILLLVFSSPPAVVAWKDSGLSVGFYRELCPKAEKVVRRVVTKAFKKEPGTPGDIIRLFFHDCFVRGCDASVLLESTPGNTAERDSKPNNPSLDGFEVISDAKEILEKLCPQTVSCADILALSARDGAFLASGLDYAIPTGRRDGLVSKADEVLPSVPHPDFHHDQLIENFTAKGFTAEELVTLSGAHSIGTSHCSSFTDRLYKYYNDGAYGTDPAMPAAYAAHLKKKCPPETAAHNDTTMVQLDDVTPFVMDNQYYKNLLAGTVAFDSDMALMDDPETAALVELYAREPSDYWTERFAAAMVKISKMDVLTGSEGEIRLNCSKVN